In the Pseudoliparis swirei isolate HS2019 ecotype Mariana Trench chromosome 19, NWPU_hadal_v1, whole genome shotgun sequence genome, one interval contains:
- the LOC130209591 gene encoding Kv channel-interacting protein 1 isoform X3, whose translation MTIVCHRPEGLDQMEAQTNFNKRELQVLYRGFKNECPSGVVNEDTFKQIYAQFFPHGDASTYAHYLFNAFDTAHSGSIKFEDFVTALSILLRGSITEKLQWTFNLYDINRDGYINKEEMTDIVRAIYDMMGKYTYPVLKTDAPKQHVEAFFQKMDKNRDGVVTLDEFILSCQEDENIMRSLQLFENVI comes from the exons ATGACTATCGTGTGCCATCGGCCGGAGGGCCTCGACCAGATGGAAGCGCAAACCAACTTCAACAAAAGAGAGCTCCAGGTGCTCTACAGGGGCTTCAAGAAT gAGTGTCCAAGTGGTGTCGTAAATGAAGACACCTTCAAACAAATATACGCTCAGTTCTTCCCACATGGAG aCGCCAGCACCTACGCACACTACCTGTTCAACGCTTTTGACACAGCACATAGTGGCTCCATAAAGTTTGAG GACTTTGTGACCGCTCTGTCCATCCTGCTGAGGGGCTCCATCACTGAGAAGCTACAGTGGACCTTCAACCTTTACGATATCAACAGAGATGGATACATCAACAAAGag GAGATGACGGACATCGTCAGAGCGATATACGACATGATGGGGAAGTACACCTACCCGGTCTTGAAAACGGATGCACCCAAACAGCACGTGGAAGCCTTCTTTCAG AAAATGGACAAAAACCGAGACGGTGTGGTCACTCTGGATGAATTCATCCTCTCTTGTCAAGAG GATGAAAACATCATGAGGTCTCTACAGCTCTTTGAAAATGTCATCTAG
- the hrh2a gene encoding histamine receptor H2a isoform X1 gives MLSQVMLGVTLSLLILLTVSGNVLVCLAVCASRRLRCLTNCFIVSLAVTDLLLGLLVLPFSALLELNNEWPLGPAFCNFYISMDVMLCTASILTLLAISVDRYLAVTMPLRYASLVLPWRVAVAMASVWTVSVAVSFLPIQMGWNTVNGTVQNYGPWAPEGKCRFELNRPYVLTDSLLTFYLPLVAMCWTYLRILRIARAQAKRIISDRPTCITNYNCRNNPSTSTTMVSSVTAVALREHKATVTLAAVIGAFVVCWLPYFILFTVLGLNEHPDPSTVPEYSIVLWLGYTNSALNPILYGALNRDFRSAYTHLLRCRWPTYGGWMSRHPSPILTAARYHLTEVTLLCGHTSVTCRAGQTEPNLMLQELNSRTATATIQFENGTNVTDDNSNERSC, from the exons ATGTTGTCACAGGTGATGCTGGGTGTCACTCtgtccctcctcatccttctgACTGTCAGCGGTAACGTGCTGGTGTGCCTCGCTGTCTGCGCTTCCCGACGCCTCCGCTGCCTCACCAACTGCTTCATCGTGTCGCTGGCTGTGACAGACTTGCTGCTCGGCCTCTTGGTCCTCCCTTTCTCCGCCCTCCTGGAGCTCAACAACGAGTGGCCGCTCGGTCCGGCCTTCTGCAACTTCTACATCTCCATGGATGTCATGCTGTGCACCGCCTCCATCCTCACCCTCCTGGCCATCAGCGTGGACCGCTACCTGGCAGTGACCATGCCTCTGAGATACGCCTCACTGGTGTTGCCATGGAGAGTTGCTGTGGCCATGGCCAGTGTTTGGACAGTGTCTGTGGCGGTGTCTTTCTTGCCCATCCAAATGGGGTGGAACACTGTTAATGGCACAGTGCAGAACTACGGCCCCTGGGCTCCGGAGGGGAAATGTCGCTTTGAGCTGAACAGGCCCTACGTACTGACAGACTCTCTTCTCACTTTCTACCTGCCTCTGGTGGCCATGTGCTGGACGTACCTACGAATACTACGCATTGCACGGGCACAGGCCAAACGCATTATCAGTGACCGACCCACTTGCATCACAAACTACAACTGCAGGAACAATCCTTCCACCAGTACCACTATGGTTTCCAGCGTAACAGCAGTGGCTCTGCGAGAGCACAAAGCCACGGTGACTCTGGCAGCCGTGATCGGGGCTTTTGTGGTGTGTTGGCTGCCGTACTTCATCCTGTTCACAGTGTTGGGCTTAAATGAGCATCCAGACCCAAGCACAGTACCAGAATACTCCATTGTGTTGTGGCTAGGTTACACCAACTCAGCACTCAACCCTATTCTCTACGGGGCCCTCAACAGGGACTTCAGGTCAGCCTACACCCATCTACTGAGATGTCGATGGCCTACTTACGGTGGGTGGATGAGCCGGCATCCGTCTCCTATTCTAACAGCAG CCAGATACCATCTCACAGAGGTGACGCTGCTGTGTGGCCACACCTCTGTCACATGCAGGGCAGGTCAAACAGAGCCAAACTTAATGCTTCAAGAACTGAACAGCAGGACAGCCACAGCAACTATCCAATTTGAAAATGGCACTAATGTTACAGATGACAACAGCAATGAAAG GTCGTGCTGA
- the LOC130209591 gene encoding Kv channel-interacting protein 1 isoform X1, with protein sequence MGAVVGTLTVQTKTRRLSRDKVDDDLEMTIVCHRPEGLDQMEAQTNFNKRELQVLYRGFKNECPSGVVNEDTFKQIYAQFFPHGDASTYAHYLFNAFDTAHSGSIKFEDFVTALSILLRGSITEKLQWTFNLYDINRDGYINKEEMTDIVRAIYDMMGKYTYPVLKTDAPKQHVEAFFQKMDKNRDGVVTLDEFILSCQEDENIMRSLQLFENVI encoded by the exons ACAAAGTTGATGATGACTTGGAGATGACTATCGTGTGCCATCGGCCGGAGGGCCTCGACCAGATGGAAGCGCAAACCAACTTCAACAAAAGAGAGCTCCAGGTGCTCTACAGGGGCTTCAAGAAT gAGTGTCCAAGTGGTGTCGTAAATGAAGACACCTTCAAACAAATATACGCTCAGTTCTTCCCACATGGAG aCGCCAGCACCTACGCACACTACCTGTTCAACGCTTTTGACACAGCACATAGTGGCTCCATAAAGTTTGAG GACTTTGTGACCGCTCTGTCCATCCTGCTGAGGGGCTCCATCACTGAGAAGCTACAGTGGACCTTCAACCTTTACGATATCAACAGAGATGGATACATCAACAAAGag GAGATGACGGACATCGTCAGAGCGATATACGACATGATGGGGAAGTACACCTACCCGGTCTTGAAAACGGATGCACCCAAACAGCACGTGGAAGCCTTCTTTCAG AAAATGGACAAAAACCGAGACGGTGTGGTCACTCTGGATGAATTCATCCTCTCTTGTCAAGAG GATGAAAACATCATGAGGTCTCTACAGCTCTTTGAAAATGTCATCTAG
- the hrh2a gene encoding histamine receptor H2a isoform X2, with amino-acid sequence MLSQVMLGVTLSLLILLTVSGNVLVCLAVCASRRLRCLTNCFIVSLAVTDLLLGLLVLPFSALLELNNEWPLGPAFCNFYISMDVMLCTASILTLLAISVDRYLAVTMPLRYASLVLPWRVAVAMASVWTVSVAVSFLPIQMGWNTVNGTVQNYGPWAPEGKCRFELNRPYVLTDSLLTFYLPLVAMCWTYLRILRIARAQAKRIISDRPTCITNYNCRNNPSTSTTMVSSVTAVALREHKATVTLAAVIGAFVVCWLPYFILFTVLGLNEHPDPSTVPEYSIVLWLGYTNSALNPILYGALNRDFRSAYTHLLRCRWPTYARYHLTEVTLLCGHTSVTCRAGQTEPNLMLQELNSRTATATIQFENGTNVTDDNSNERSC; translated from the exons ATGTTGTCACAGGTGATGCTGGGTGTCACTCtgtccctcctcatccttctgACTGTCAGCGGTAACGTGCTGGTGTGCCTCGCTGTCTGCGCTTCCCGACGCCTCCGCTGCCTCACCAACTGCTTCATCGTGTCGCTGGCTGTGACAGACTTGCTGCTCGGCCTCTTGGTCCTCCCTTTCTCCGCCCTCCTGGAGCTCAACAACGAGTGGCCGCTCGGTCCGGCCTTCTGCAACTTCTACATCTCCATGGATGTCATGCTGTGCACCGCCTCCATCCTCACCCTCCTGGCCATCAGCGTGGACCGCTACCTGGCAGTGACCATGCCTCTGAGATACGCCTCACTGGTGTTGCCATGGAGAGTTGCTGTGGCCATGGCCAGTGTTTGGACAGTGTCTGTGGCGGTGTCTTTCTTGCCCATCCAAATGGGGTGGAACACTGTTAATGGCACAGTGCAGAACTACGGCCCCTGGGCTCCGGAGGGGAAATGTCGCTTTGAGCTGAACAGGCCCTACGTACTGACAGACTCTCTTCTCACTTTCTACCTGCCTCTGGTGGCCATGTGCTGGACGTACCTACGAATACTACGCATTGCACGGGCACAGGCCAAACGCATTATCAGTGACCGACCCACTTGCATCACAAACTACAACTGCAGGAACAATCCTTCCACCAGTACCACTATGGTTTCCAGCGTAACAGCAGTGGCTCTGCGAGAGCACAAAGCCACGGTGACTCTGGCAGCCGTGATCGGGGCTTTTGTGGTGTGTTGGCTGCCGTACTTCATCCTGTTCACAGTGTTGGGCTTAAATGAGCATCCAGACCCAAGCACAGTACCAGAATACTCCATTGTGTTGTGGCTAGGTTACACCAACTCAGCACTCAACCCTATTCTCTACGGGGCCCTCAACAGGGACTTCAGGTCAGCCTACACCCATCTACTGAGATGTCGATGGCCTACTTACG CCAGATACCATCTCACAGAGGTGACGCTGCTGTGTGGCCACACCTCTGTCACATGCAGGGCAGGTCAAACAGAGCCAAACTTAATGCTTCAAGAACTGAACAGCAGGACAGCCACAGCAACTATCCAATTTGAAAATGGCACTAATGTTACAGATGACAACAGCAATGAAAG GTCGTGCTGA
- the LOC130210025 gene encoding T-cell leukemia homeobox protein 3-like, whose protein sequence is MEQAPSAPSPPPKPAHHEPISFGIDQILGAGTEPENGRASGRQSGSDLSNADGYYSLGSPTGASAPYTALSISLSGIMPPVEASGSYGESRTLGCRGVIRVPAHRPMTAPGPPVPIQGAVPGFGGLCFPWIGNRFAKDRLSAALVPFAVTRRIGHPYQNRTPPKRKKPRTSFSRVQICELEKRFHRQKYLASAERAALAKSLKMTDAQVKTWFQNRRTKWRRQTAEEREAERQQANRLILQLQQSALQKSLSESTMSDPLCAHNSSLYALQNLQPWAEERE, encoded by the exons ATGGAGCAAGCACCCAGCGCGCCGAGCCCTCCTCCAAAGCCGGCTCATCATGAGCCCATCAGCTTCGGCATCGATCAGATCCTTGGAGCCGGTACAGAGCCAGAAAACGGCCGCGCGTCTGGAAGACAAAGTGGATCCGATTTAAGCAACGCGGACGGTTATTACAGTTTAGGTAGCCCGACCGGGGCCAGCGCGCCCTACACCGCGCTGTCTATCTCCCTCTCCGGTATAATGCCTCCGGTGGAGGCTTCAGGTTCATACGGGGAAAGCAGGACTCTGGGTTGCCGGGGAGTGATTCGAGTCCCGGCCCACAGACCCATGACAGCCCCGGGACCCCCGGTCCCGATTCAGGGCGCTGTACCGGGTTTTGGAGGGCTATGCTTTCCCTGGATAGGAAACCGGTTCGCCAAGGACAGACTATCAG CGGCTCTGGTGCCGTTCGCCGTTACGCGGCGGATAGGACACCCGTACCAGAACCGGACACCACCCAAACGGAAAAAGCCCCGCACCTCCTTCTCCAGAGTTCAGATCTGCGAGCTGGAGAAGCGCTTCCACCGGCAGAAGTACCTGGCCAGCGCCGAGCGGGCCGCCCTGGCCAAGAGTCTGAAGATGACCGACGCACAGGTCAAAACCTGGTTCCAGAACCGCAGGACCAAGTGGAG AAGACAAACAGCCGAGGAAAGGGAGGCGGAGCGTCAGCAGGCCAATCGCCTCatcctccagctgcagcagtCCGCCCTCCAGAAGTCCCTCAGCGAATCAACGATGTCGGATCCGCTGTGCGCCCATAACTCCTCCCTGTACGCCCTGCAGAACCTCCAGCCCTGGGCGGAGGAGAGGGAATAG
- the LOC130209591 gene encoding Kv channel-interacting protein 1 isoform X2: MGLVAGTFSTQTKQVNYRKDKVDDDLEMTIVCHRPEGLDQMEAQTNFNKRELQVLYRGFKNECPSGVVNEDTFKQIYAQFFPHGDASTYAHYLFNAFDTAHSGSIKFEDFVTALSILLRGSITEKLQWTFNLYDINRDGYINKEEMTDIVRAIYDMMGKYTYPVLKTDAPKQHVEAFFQKMDKNRDGVVTLDEFILSCQEDENIMRSLQLFENVI, translated from the exons ACAAAGTTGATGATGACTTGGAGATGACTATCGTGTGCCATCGGCCGGAGGGCCTCGACCAGATGGAAGCGCAAACCAACTTCAACAAAAGAGAGCTCCAGGTGCTCTACAGGGGCTTCAAGAAT gAGTGTCCAAGTGGTGTCGTAAATGAAGACACCTTCAAACAAATATACGCTCAGTTCTTCCCACATGGAG aCGCCAGCACCTACGCACACTACCTGTTCAACGCTTTTGACACAGCACATAGTGGCTCCATAAAGTTTGAG GACTTTGTGACCGCTCTGTCCATCCTGCTGAGGGGCTCCATCACTGAGAAGCTACAGTGGACCTTCAACCTTTACGATATCAACAGAGATGGATACATCAACAAAGag GAGATGACGGACATCGTCAGAGCGATATACGACATGATGGGGAAGTACACCTACCCGGTCTTGAAAACGGATGCACCCAAACAGCACGTGGAAGCCTTCTTTCAG AAAATGGACAAAAACCGAGACGGTGTGGTCACTCTGGATGAATTCATCCTCTCTTGTCAAGAG GATGAAAACATCATGAGGTCTCTACAGCTCTTTGAAAATGTCATCTAG